The proteins below are encoded in one region of Ostrea edulis chromosome 3, xbOstEdul1.1, whole genome shotgun sequence:
- the LOC130052658 gene encoding beta-1,3-galactosyltransferase 1-like yields the protein MVPSAVTNFEQRHAIRSTWGNVSSVPTTVLVRFLLGRTTNTTLQDIAATENQLYNDIVFEDILETYENLTLKSIAMLRWALLHCHQIRYLLKIDDDMFLNLPRLLETLTKYPKVNSIVGCKVSRSVPFRSSLSKWSVSRALYPDDYYPDYIAGTAYLISGDIIRTLYRATQKVPYFIFEDVYITGLCRRYIGAIAKDHTGFSGGYRDEGPCGNNFRYKITGHHYSPSEIKRMWLELKDRWSTCRFLDQKIIYRLVDMFKFIFL from the coding sequence ATGGTCCCGAGTGCAGTAACTAATTTTGAACAAAGACACGCCATACGAAGTACTTGGGGTAACGTATCCAGCGTACCAACCACTGTCCTTGTGAGATTTCTACTTGGGAGAACTACCAATACTACTCTCCAAGACATCGCAGCTACTGAAAATCAGTTATATAACGACATTGTATTCGAAGACATATTAGAAACCTATGAAAACCTAACTCTGAAGTCCATTGCTATGCTTCGTTGGGCATTACTACATTGTCATCAAATACGCTATTTGCTGAAGATAGACGATGACATGTTTTTAAATCTCCCGAGACTGCTAGAGACACTGACAAAATATCCTAAAGTGAATTCAATAGTTGGATGTAAAGTCAGTAGATCTGTCCCGTTCAGATCGTCATTATCAAAATGGAGTGTATCCCGGGCGCTATATCCAGATGATTACTACCCGGACTACATAGCAGGAACTGCTTATCTTATCAGCGGCGATATTATACGGACTCTTTACCGTGCAACACAAAAAGTTCcgtatttcatatttgaggacGTGTATATTACCGGTCTATGTAGGCGCTACATAGGGGCGATTGCCAAGGATCACACTGGCTTTAGTGGAGGATATCGTGATGAAGGGCCTTGTGGAAACAACTTTCGTTACAAAATAACCGGTCACCACTACAGCCCCTCAGAAATAAAAAGAATGTGGCTGGAGCTGAAAGACAGGTGGTCCACTTGTCGATTTCTAgatcaaaaaatcatttacaGACTAGTTGATATGTTCAAGTTCATTtttctttaa